Within Parabacteroides pacaensis, the genomic segment CGTATGTGAAGCATCTGATCGATCAACAAAACAATCATTTGGGCGATTCGGGCTTGTCACCGATCCGTCCCTCTTATACGAATGTAGTGGGTGGTCTGGGCATTGTAGGAGGATATATGATGTATCAAAGCGACTGGTTCGAAAATTTAAAATAGATTTTCACTGCCTGCTTGAAGCAACCTTTTATTGATTAGAGAGCCTTCGGAGTTCCGATCACTCAAAGATCAAGTCCGCCATGACAGGATAGGGCAAAATATAATTATTAGATAATAAGTATGTGTAAATAATTAGCTTATACTATCTGTCATGTTGAACGAAGTGAAACATCTCCGTTCGACGAAAGCCGGACTTTATGATCGGAGATTCTTCACTAACATTCAGAATGACAGACTGTTCAGGATGACAGATACACCGATAATATAAAGTAAATGATAATTTAAAATTGAAACAGAAGAATGTTTTAGACAGAAGAACACAAGAACAGAAGAATATATTTTGCCTCTATCCTGATATATGTTCTTCTGTCTGAAAAGTCTTTCTGTTCTTTTGTCCGTCGAAATGTTCTTCTGTCTGAAACGATATATTAATTTTGCTTCTCCGCTATGTGTTTATTTTAAAATCAATTCCTCCGCCTCCCCGAAAGTATCGTAACCGTTGATGATTACCTGGTCGCCCGCCTGCAATCCCCCCGTAATTTCATACTGCTGCGGATTCTGCCGGCCTATGGTAATAGGAGTACGTATAGCCTTTTTCCCATCTTTGCTAAGTTTATACACCCATTGACCGCCCGTAGACTGGAAAAAATCACCCCTCGGCATCACAAGCGCATCTTCCGGCTGCCCCAGTTCAATCTGTACCCGGAAACTTTTACCGATCCGTACATTCTCCGGATTTTCGCCCGTAAACACCAAATCCACGTCGAACATCCGGTCCTTCACCTCCGGCACCACTTTCGTTATCCGAAGAGGATACTTCTTTTCCTGATAATTTACAGTAGCCGGCAACCCGGTAGTAATCCGGTCGATATAATACTCGCTTAAAGACGTATGCACTTTAAAATGATCCAGTACCTTAATTTCCGCAATCCCTTCGTTGCTGGAGACCTGCTGCCCCGGCGTTACCTTTACGAAGCTAAGCTGTCCCGATACCGGAGCGCGGACAATCAGGTTCTCCAAGCGTTCGGCAGCGCGGGCATACTTTTTCTTCTCCCTCGCCAAGTCATTCTCCTTTAACTTCTGCTGCACCAGGGAAGCCACCGAATCATGCCGGAGAGCCTCTAACTGGAGAGCCGTGCTTTTCAAATTATAATTATACTCATCTTCCGCCACTTCCAGTTGAGCCTTGCTTTGCACCCCCATTTGAAATTCCTCCTTATCCAAGGCAAACTGCTTCTTCAATTTATTCAACTGGTAAGTAGCTTGCAAGACCTGCTTTTGCAAGTCGATACGTTTTTGTTCCCTTTCGATTTCCGTTTCCTGATAAGCAATCATTTGCTTCTCCAGGTCATCCCGCTGATCCTCGATTGTGCGCAACAGGTCGGGATTCATCAGCACCAGGATCGTATCCCCCTGCTTTAGCATCATCCCCTCTTCCCCCACAATCCGGTCCACACTACCCGCTTCGCGGCTGTTCACCTGGATAGTAAGAATAGGCTGAATAAGCCCCTCCACATCTACATACTCCATAAACTTGCCGTTACTCACTTTGCCGACCATCACATGATCCGTATCCACACGCAGTTTCCGGCCCCCCGACGAAGTAACCAGCACATAAATCAGTAAGGCAATAAACGCGATACCCCCTGCTATATGATATTTATAGCGGATAACCGGATGTTTCTTTTGAATAGGTATGTCCATATCATTCTTATTTTATTAAAAGCTCATAATCTTCCAGGATAGGAGTACCGTTTTCAAAGTTATACAACGTCAGACTCCGTAGTAAATAAAATAAATTCCAATAATTGGAAAGAGAAGAAATGTAATCGCGCCGTGCCCTGTCCTTCTCGGTAATAGACGCATTTAAATCCAGCAACGACGATTTCCCCAGCAAGTAAAGCTTGCGGGCTACCTCATTCCGCCGTTGGGCTGTTTGGGCGGTACGGTAAGCAATATTCACCTTGTCAGCCTGCAAGTTGAATTGCTTCACCGTCTTCAGCACGTTCAGCTCGAAATTACTCTGGTCTTGTTCCAACTGGGTATACACCTTGTCGCGGTTAGACTTCGCTACTTTTACTTTCCCTTTACCCACGCCCCAATCCAGGATAGGAACCCGGATTCCCAGGCTTACATACTGCTGGTTCATCGGGTCGCGGTAAGCTTTGCCTATATCCGCAGAGGTTTGGGTAAGCCCGAATTCCATGTATAAATCCGCCTTAAACCCCGTCTGGCTTTTCGCGTAAGCTACATTGCTGTTACTTTCCACCTTCCGCCGTTCCATATTTTCTATCTGGGAACTATTCTGATAAGCCTCCGTCAAAGCAGCTTGCAAGGGAACTTCAAAGCGCGGAACCACATTATTCACTTCCACCTTCAACAACACTTCTTCCTTGATACCCAGGTACGAACGAAGATCCTGAATGCAATCGTCC encodes:
- a CDS encoding efflux RND transporter periplasmic adaptor subunit, with translation MDIPIQKKHPVIRYKYHIAGGIAFIALLIYVLVTSSGGRKLRVDTDHVMVGKVSNGKFMEYVDVEGLIQPILTIQVNSREAGSVDRIVGEEGMMLKQGDTILVLMNPDLLRTIEDQRDDLEKQMIAYQETEIEREQKRIDLQKQVLQATYQLNKLKKQFALDKEEFQMGVQSKAQLEVAEDEYNYNLKSTALQLEALRHDSVASLVQQKLKENDLAREKKKYARAAERLENLIVRAPVSGQLSFVKVTPGQQVSSNEGIAEIKVLDHFKVHTSLSEYYIDRITTGLPATVNYQEKKYPLRITKVVPEVKDRMFDVDLVFTGENPENVRIGKSFRVQIELGQPEDALVMPRGDFFQSTGGQWVYKLSKDGKKAIRTPITIGRQNPQQYEITGGLQAGDQVIINGYDTFGEAEELILK